The region tatttgtgactttttgtgtctggcttcttttactgagcataatgtttttgaggttcatccatgtcgcaGTTTGTGTCATTCTACATGTACATGTTGCAGTGTAGAGCATGTAGTACTGCGTTTCTTTTCAGTCCTTTGCGTGTATATATACCACGTcgtgtttatccgttcatccgtTGACgtacatttgggctgtttccacttttgggctatcgtgaatagtgctgttGGGAGCGTGCTTGTCCGTGTCCTTGTCAGAgtacctgttttcagttttttggagtCTATACCTAGGAGCACAATCGCAGTTATATGGTcgttctatgtttaactttttgacaCGTCACTCAACTGTCCTCCCCGGCAGCCGaaccatcttacattcccaccagcaatggaggaaagttccagtttctccacgtcctcgtcaacatgtttttcctttattgtagccatcctagtgggtgtgaggtggcgtctcgttgtggttttgatttgcgtttccctggtGACTAATGAGGTTGGGCATCTTCGCGCGTGCTccttggccatttgtacatcttcttgggagaaaaatGTCTGTTCCAGTCCTCTGCCCGTgtaaaaattgggtcatttttctttttgttgtttctgtcTACTTTCTTATAGGTCTTAAATTCTCcccagtaaaaaaaaacaaaaggtgcAAAAATATTAGACATTTTATTAAGAAAcacacatctcccctccccccgccccccgggaaAAGTAGtagttttccctcctttttacCCCAGTTGAATTCCCCAGAGATCCTTGCATGATCCCTACCTCCATATACCATCCGTAATCTGGTTTCCAAAAAAACCGTATTTGCTCTCCAAACCGATAAATAAGCACAGGTGTCTTCCCTTTCACCCTCTTACAGGTAGGTGCAGGGTGGAACAGCGGGGCTCTTAGGAGTAGCCGAGGCTGGCTGTCCCCATCACTTTGGCCACAGCCTGAGGCCAACCCCCCACCTACCTCGCAGGCTGGTGACTCATTCCCTGAGGGCCCCGTGGAGAGCAGAAGAAACCTTCTGGGACCCAATCCAGCCACATCACAAGACTGGATGGCCCAGCGTGTCGGTGGCTTGCATAGCCAACGGGAGAGGCTTCACCCAGCTCATGTTCTGCTGTGGCAGTCGGGCCAGACAGATGGCTTGGGATAAGTAGGGGGGGGTGTTGCCGAAGGGGGGATTTGGCTCTGAGTGGCCTCAGCCTCCCTCTGGAACCCGGAGAAGGAGGTAGGTGAGGTGAAGGCCGTGCTTGAGGAACGGGCTGTAGTTTGGTGCCTTCCAGACATTCTGTGATGTTTTTTAGCAATGGAACTCCTGCTCAAACAAACCTTTACGATATTTAGGACAGAGAAACAGGAAGCTGCTCCAGCTAAAGAGGGGTTGAGAAGCCCAgagccttccctccctccatgccACGTGGCACTCGGGGGAGTTCCGCGTCTCTGGGGAACATGCCGGTCCCGTTAACGCAGAGTCTTTATATGCAACCACTTGGGAACTCAGTGCGGTCTGTCTCTTGGAGCCTTGAAGGGGCTCCAGAGGCCCGAGGAGAAACCTGGCAGCCCGGCAAGCTCCAGCCTGAGATTCTGACCCCCCTTCCACACAGAGAAGAGACGTCTTGCTTACCGCTCACCAGCCATGTACTGGGGAGCTGACCAAGGGCTGCAGAGATGGGCCAGGGTGTGCGTGGGCTGCAGGAAGCTGCAAGGGACGGGAAGGAGCTGCAGGGGCCTGGCCTCCAAGCCTTCCAGCCTCCGTTCCAGCAAGAGAGCTGGACACTCGGtctcagcctccctccctgcGTCCAGCGGAAGTGCCTCATCCCCAGCGGCCCATAGGTAACTACTGCCCCAGGCATCTCTACCTGCCCCTCTCCTAACCTTAAGGGAGATGTGAGGGAGGGAgcggcccctcctcccaccccagaaaATTTGACATCGAATTTCCTCAAACCCAGACTCTGGTTCTCAGCGTAGTCAACCTAAGTGCCCAGCCCGCCCCAAGCCCCAGTAGTCCGGCAGGGTTAGTTCTTTAATTAGAGAATGGGCCCATTTTTGGCCGCAGGATGGTATGTGGGGACATCTGTCAGGAAGCAAATAAAGAGTCCGGCGAATAACTTTACCCTGAGCTTCAGTTATCTCCTCCACCCACTGGGGATCATAGTACCTATTCCATGGggctattttgaggattaaagaagATAATGCATGCCCAAGCCCAGCGTCACAGCAGCTCAGTTTAGAAGCACTTCTATACCAGAGAAAGGGCCTAGCTCTGTCCTTCACACGATGTGTAACCTCTGATGAGGCTCAGATttcccctctctgagctccagttttcTCACCTCTTATTAAATACCTACCCTTCACAGTTGCTATAGGAAGTAGAGATAATTCACATAAACTGCTTAATATAGTGCCTGGCATAGGGAGAGTACTCAAAATATTGTAGTAACTGAGGCAATTGTTATActtctactattattatttttatgattaccATTACTGTTATTTAACGAGAAGGGCAACGGGGTTTTGTAGTTAAGCGCATAGACTCTGGAGCCAAATTGCCAAAGTTTAAATTCCAGTTCACCACCggagctgtgtgacttcaggcaagttacttagcctctcctTGCCTACATTTTGTTAACCATATAAGGAGAATAATAATTAAACCTACCTCATGGAGTTGCTGTGAAAATTAAGTTTTTGTACATGGAGTGCTTTGAAGagtgcctggcaaataataaGTGCTACAAACTGCTGCTAGTAATAGTAGTATTGGTATTACTACTACTCTGCACAACCAGATTCTGAAAGCTTTCCCCTTGGATCCAATTAAGAAGAGGCAGGAAACTAACACATTCACCATTCCGCTAATGGTTTAGTGACTcagaagctgtgtgaccttgggccagttaaCTCCCCTCTCTGAGCGCGCCTTTATCTGTCTCCAAAATGTAAATTATAGTAGTGGTCCTTCTAGGTTGTTAGGCTTCATTAATGAGCCATGACGCGTGGGAAGCTTCTAGCTTCTAGTTAATTAGGCTCTTTTTCCAATGCCCTGCCTAAATCCAGCTCCCCCGCCCCAGCaagccttccctccccctccccacccaaccccGGGAGAACGCTCGGATTCCCTCCCGCGGGGCGCGAAGGGGGGCTGCCCGGCGCCCGATGCCAGGCCCTATTCTGGGGGCCGAGCGAGCCCGCGACCGTGCCAAGCTTCCCCGGGGATCAGGTTTCTGCTGACGCGGTGCCAGGCACGTCTGCTTCCAGGAACCGGCAGCCGCATTTAGCCGCGGGCCGCACATGAAAGGGCTGCAGTCGGAAACGTGACGTTGTGTCAACAGGCGAGGCAGGTCAGCGCTGGGTGAGACCATCCCGGCCTGCCTGCCGGAGGCTCACGCCCTGTCTGAAGGCGGCTGGATCGCAAGTGTCCGCTCCCCTGCCTCTGGCCACCTCTCCTCGGCCCCAAAGCCAGCGCTCCAGCCCCTCCcactcacacacaccccttgGTTAACAGAGGTCCTCTGTGTCCCCAAGGGGCCAAAGACTGGGGTGCGAACCCCTCCTCCGCATCTCCCTCCGAACCACTTGGAACCTGCTGGAACCGACCTCGAAAGAAGATCAAGGGCAAACTGGAAGCAGAAAAGGATGCAGAGGGAGGGCTGCTGCTTTGAGGGGTGCTCCAGTCGTGGGATTCTGGGTTGAGGCTGTGTGGACCCCCAGACCCTTTTTAGTTCAGTGTGAGGCACCACTTCCCTCTGTCTCCACAGCTACTCCTTGAGTCACggcccagggaggagaggggggggCAGGCCAAAAGAGCCTGGCCTTGATTTCAACCCCGTGCTCCATCCCCAGTATACACTTGATTTGTTTAGGTTTTTTACCCATGAAGTCTAGCCAGAAAAGCTTAGCAATTCATGGAGGAATTCGGGAGCTTAACAGGCAGGAGACCCTGAGGGCCAGGCCCTAAGCTGCTGGGAGAAAGAGGGCCTTACCGATTGCTGTCTGCCTGCCGTCTGCCTGCTGTAGGGCTTGTGAGGGGGGCTCCGAATCCTTTTTTATTGAACCACAAACAGGTGTGGAGGGGGCGATGCCAGACGACCACCAGCTCACTTCCTGACTCCTGGTCCAGGGCTCCTCCCATGACACCAGGCTGCCTGCGGACACCTCACACAAGCCAGGCAAATGCTCACTCTTGCCTGCTGGCTCATCAGCAGAGagggaaggtgacatttgaagcAAACAGACACGAAGGGCAGGTGGTGTCTCTGCCTGGCTGAGAACTCCCTGGGGGCAGTTTCCCTGCATGGGCCCCAGACAGCCAGAGGGTTCTGGAAGATGCTTTGGGATCTGGAGCGTGGCGGGCCAGGCGCTGGCCATCAGGAAACATCAGGGCACCTCTGAGAGCGAGAAGGGGACAGGCAGAAATGCTCACTCGACGGGGTCATTTCCCACTTCTTTTcccatggaattttttttttttttcataagagCGCTTGACTGAGGAACACCAATATTcattcacacacaaacacacccaatGAGAGGAAGTCCAGGAAGGATGTAGAAACTAATCATGGAATGTTGCTTTCAGAGGCAACTGGACAGGATATGGCAAACCCATTAGACCGTGCTGGACTCCAAAAAGTTAGAACGCCTTGGTAGAGGTGCTATCCCCAGCAGCAATTATTATAGCATCATAAGCCATTAAATCTTCTCTCAGCGTGCTCCCCTCTGCAGCAAGCTCCCCAGACACCGAGGCCCACGATTTCGTACTTTGATTTTCCGTCAAGTTTTAAGGACCATGACAAAAgcagactgggggaaaaaaataggctTTTTGCTTAACTCTGGAAAGAGGCATAGGCCGATTGTGAACCTCTGGCAAAGGTTAGTCTAAGGAAacaattgaacaaatatttacctaTGAAATTGACTAAGCTTATTCTGTCTGAATACAGGCATGGGAAAAGCTGAATGAAATCACACCAAGATTAACTAGTTGTTGCCTTTAGTCAAGAGGGGAGGGCAGAAGTAGAAGGCCATTATCACACCCTCgagagttcttttaaaaatgctggagaccatctttctcttccacaggaaaaggattattttattaagtattttaaaacaactacTTAACATTGACtcatagataaaaatatttacaatttcccACCTTCAGGAAGGCTCCAAAATATAGACACTGTACCTCtccctagagaaaaaaaaattattctcttcaAAAACAGgaatacattcatttttttctcacttttgtaGATCAAGtaattatacaaataaacatctgaaacattttcctttttaatatatttatataatatatatttataacagttTTACAAATAAAGGCAACGACTTtaataccaaaataaaaacaggaaaagaaaaagttaaaacacGATCAGTGATCAAGCATAGTGCATTTCAAAAAGCTGGTGCAGGGCGAGCTGGACAAGTCAGAAAAGTACTCTGGaccaaaaataaaacttctttgaAGAAGACAGAATCCTTGTTAGCAATAAGGACACTCCATACGCCGTCGGGCGAGGGGAATTAGCCTGCAGAAAGGATGCTGCTTTGCCAAGGGTTGGTTAGGCCTTTAAGAAGCTAAGCTTGGTTAAAAGGAGTTTTAGGCTAGAGCTGAGAGCCGAGTCTGGCTTTGCTTGTTGAAACTGCAATTTGTCGCTCAGCTTTTACGCACTCTGGGGTGCTTGGAACTTAGGCGCCTGCATCTCTCAGAGCCTGGTTTGGTTCCCTGGACAGAGAAACTGTTTCTAGGTGAGACTAGAAACAGGTGCCAGAGGCCCGGgggacccctccctcctcccctggcaGCTGGGCTTGTACCAGGGGGCCCTTTTCAGTTCGTTAGTAAGCGAAATCACTTCGAAAGCCTGAGTAGGGAGCTACATTCTCTTTACTCACCCGAGGCAGGGGTGGAGAGCAGACCTGTGGAAATCTCCCCAAACCACTACCGTGCTATGCCAGTGTCTGCTACCTCACCACTTTGCAGAAAGCTCAGTCTGAAAGCTCAGAAAGCTCTGCCCTCTCCCCGTGTGGTGAGTCACGGAGACAATAAAAGGGCGCAGGGTGGGGTCATAAGAGCTGGCTGGGAACTGCACTCTGGAAAGCCCTCTTTTGAAAGTACCTTTTGCTCAAATCCACAGACCCGGCTCCCAAAGTGAAGACTGACTCACAGACCAAGACTTTGAAGCTTTTGAAAATCCAGCTGATCTGTTCAGAGGGGGCTATTCTCTGGGAGGGGAAAAGCCCAGAGGTCTGCGACAGTCCCCCCTAAATCTCCTGATGTCAGGCAATCCTTCACGTCTTCCCTACACCAAAAGGAGCTTTAATGTCCCATACCAACACACGATGCTTAtgcgtgtgcgcgcacacacacacccccaccccctgaaACTTCTCTCCCTGCCTCAGATGATCTTGGCATACACACTGGAACAATCCTGCTACACTCACaaacacgtttttttttttttttggaagtagggaggaaggaaagcGAAGCAGCAGGATCCCCTAAATAGTTTAGTCTTTGGTTTCTAAGTTTAAAGGGGGGATCTGCTTCAGAGCTTGGAGAAGGGCGGAAGAGTCGATGGCCGGATGGGCTGGCAAGGGAGAAGGGAGTCTCTGGGGCATGAGGAAGGGGGCTGAGATCTTGTCTGGGTTCATGAAGCTGGTGAGAGCTGCGGCAGAGGCGTTGAGGCCTGGGTATAACACTGGGACAGAGGTGGGATACCAGCATTTCTCCAGCATGGGCAAGTAGGCAGTCGCTGATGGTGGGATCAGATAGAAGGGCAGGCAAAAGGGAGGCTGGTGCGGGTGTGGGCCCAGGAACGGGGAGCTGATCAGGTCACTGCTAGTGAAATGGCCTTCATCATCTGAGAGCTGCATTCTGCTCTTTTTCATGGGGGGTTCTTCGGATTCTTGCTTAATAGCACCGATCCTTTCTCCCACGGTGAACCTGCGTCCACGATCACTTTTGAAGTACGGCTGCTCGACACGCAGCTCAGTCTTCTCTGATTCTCCTCCGTAGCcgctgtctgtgtctgtgtcactGCCACTCTGCTCGCCGCTCGAGTGAGCGAAAGTCCGCTGGATGACGGGCACACAGTTTTTGCCTGGGCCTTCGGAGCCTTTGGCCAGGGAGCTGGGTTTCTCCTTGAAGTCCATGGCTTTGGCAGCTGGGTCGGACGGCTTCCTGGCGGCACCACCCTGCAGGAGCTCGGAGACCACTCGGTGGAGGTGGGTGACGAGCTGCGAAGATTTCAGGTCCCGGGTGTTCTCGTGCTTGGCCAGGTACTGAAGCACCTCCCGGGCACATGTCTGGAAACCTGAGCAGAACATCTCTTGACCTGCTTCGACATTTCTCCCCGACAGATCACCTGGATCGACACAGACCCAAAGGAAGACGTTTCAGAAGGCCCTGTGGTTCACCTGGACACCTATGTTCCAAAGACCCAGAGCTTTCCTTTCTGTTAACAGCATTTGCTGATTTATGTTCCTAACTCCAAAAGTAATAGGATCAGGGGAAATGTGGATGACAgcaaaaagtataaagaataaaataaaaatcatccataattcTACCACTCAGAGATGAAATACGATTTATAATGGCTGTACAATATCCCATCACAGACACGGACCACATTTAATAGAGACAGACTGTTTCCCCTCTTGTCGAATTTATAGGTTGCTCTTGAGTTTACATTAGAAGTGACACAGCAATGAACAGCCTAGTATGTTTATAACCAGAgtcaatttatatctttttaccATAGGGAGTGACCGGATCATCAAAAAAGGAGAATGAAGGAACAGTGTCACCTAAAGTAAGCTTATTTTCTATGACTTATACAAGTTGCAGTCATGCTGTCATCTGTAAAGGCTATTTCTAAGCCTTTTCCATGTATTCCATTCATGATCCCCAAGAAATTAGGTATGATCATCTTCCTGTTTTCAGTGAGGAAACTGGCAGAGGCACTTGCTAGCCTTTTGTGATTCTCATCATACTAGTTTGGAAAGGAGGGCAGAGAAGAATGGAATGAGGGAGTGGGTAGAGGAATTTCTCCCTAGTTTGTACTATATGATTTGGAACGGGTGAGACGAGATGGTTAGAAGGTGGCTATGGATTCTCTAGAAGTCAGTAGAAACACATGATGAAATTTCAGTGGTTTCGTTAGATTGTGTAATTCACCAAGATACCTAGTGGCTATTCAGGGAATCACATGAAATGCAGGAAAAACTCCTGTTGTCATCCTGCCAGGATCGTACCACACACTGAGTGATAAGGAAgtagagaaacaggaaaacactGGGGCATACCCGTGATTTATTCTCCAACGAAACAGGGCTGAGAAGAACAACTGTAAAACACCCACGACGCAAATTATAGGTGCCTTGGCATTTTCAAAAGGAGGGGGGAAATCTCCCCGAATCCAGAAACTCTTAAGCCAAAATGCCACAGAAATATTTTACCATTTGACTAATACGTATTCATGCCAGGTGGCACACGCAGCGTTCCGAATGAAAAGCCTGACCTTTTAGGAAAGATAAAACGGCATCTCCCCCAACGAATGTACATAAGCAATTTGTTGCAGGAATGTTTCTCATACCAGATGTGGAGCCCACAGGCTCTCCATTTGTGCTAGAACTCTTAGGAGATGATAGCCAGGCTTGGGTACTCACCAGCTTGCAAACCGCTCTGCAGGGCAATGATTTTCTGCTGTTGTTGATCAATTAGGTTTGTTAGTGCTTTCACATGCTTCAAGGTAAGTTCAAGAACCACTGCTTTTTCCAAGTGACCCAAAGTCTGGAATAAAAAGAGCCTCGGTCAGCAGTGAGCGCAGAGAAATCCCACCTCTGGGACACTAATTAGCAGTGAGATATGTctctaaaggaaggaaaaaaaaccacaaccttTCCTGGTTGGCTAAATTTAGTTTTAAGTTTAtagatgaagttttaaaatatatatatatgtattcaatatatatattttgattaaagAACAACAAACTGGCACCCATCTTTGGGGGCCTTTGGGAAGCAGCAGCTAGCTTAGGAGAAAGCTTTGACAGATAAATTTTTCCAGCAGCCGTTGCTGACCTTAACTCAGGGGAACCCGGAGATAACATTTCTCTGCAGTGGTGTCAACCCGAGGAGAGACTTCTACTGTGTCTGGCAGCCAAGAGGCTTTCCCTAGTTTCTTTCCTGACATCCTGTCATAACTTCCAGCTCATCTacacttttttcttcctccctaaatactattcttttttctttccccaaccaAAGCCTGCCAAGCTAGTAAGCTGTTGGCTATTGCCAAGAAAGGACAGGAcgtaaaacacacacactcacacacacacacacacacacacacacacacacacatacacaccccaaaacaagtcctcttattttaaaaagggaccggggggcgggggggaagggggTAAAATATTTGCGAGTTGCTTGATTTGCTCAATTCGGGAACACGAGAGAACCCTGAAAATCGCCAGAAGGGAAAGTCTTAAACTCTTGCCAGGGGAGGCCAGCCGCTGTCGGTGCCAACCTGGAGAAGTACAAACGGTTCTCACCCCATTTGCACGAGGCTGCCAGAAAACTCTGACCCTGGCGAAGGGTACCCCCAAACAGAGCCGCCCACCAGCTCGGATCGAGCCATCGGGTCTGCAGTTCCCAGCGGGGCCTGCAGGTGGCGAGTGACCCCCGCCCGCCCTCTGGGCAGAGGAGCTGGTTTGGAGAGGGGCCAGCTTCTCACTTACTGTAAGTTTGAGATGTTCGGGGAGGAGATCCTTCAGCTGGGCGATGCACTCGTTAATCCGGTCACGTCTCTTTTTCTCGATGAGCCGGTGCGGCAGTTTGTAGGTCTCCTACGAAGCGCACGGGGAGACGGTGGGCACGGGAGGAGGGGGGTGAGGAGCCCTCCTCCCCCCCGCCTCCCCGCGGTGCGAGGAGTAGGGGCAGCGGAGCAGAGTCACACCCAGAACCAGCTCCCCTCCGCCCCTTCTTCTCCAGGCCACTCAGTAGAGGCACAGAGCCCACACCTGGCATACCCCCTCCAGCCGCAAAGTGAGAAAACTTTTACTGGAAACTCAGCGCGTGCGAGGGGCTGGGGTCCCGAGGGGCGCGGTGATCTTACCTTGCTATCCTCGCTCCGCTTTATTCCCCGCCGCGACTTGTACACTTGGTACATGTGGGCAAAATCCATCCTGCAGGGAGAGGGACGAGGAAGGGCTGTGACTTGCGCACCGGCTGCAGGAGCCCTGGCTGGCAAGAACCCCGGATGCGCCCAGAACTACTCCGAGTTGCAAGCCGCGCACAACGCAGGACTGGAGTCGAGGCTTGAAAGGGCCGGGGGTGCCAACTTACCCTGGTAGGTCTCCGGGCTCCAGTCCTGGCGCTTTGGGCAGGCAAGCGGGGGGCGGTTGCGCACTGGGGATCCGCTCCATTGCgcggcgagccggggccactGTGCGCTCCTGTCTGCAGCGGCAGAGCGTCGGGTGAGGACTGTTCTGGAGAGGGTTTCGGGGGTCTCTTCGCAGGGGTTCCTCGGACTCTGAGCTCCTTGAAATCCGCTGGGATGCCGGGAGCTGCGGCTCTGAGGTGCGGCTTCAGTTGGGGGCGTGCATGGTGGACCCGCGGCCTCGGGCTCCGGCTCTGCGCACAGACTGGCAGTGTGTGCTCCCTGCGCCGTCTGCGCCGTGTGAGCCAAGTGAATGAGAAGTGGGGCgggcggggaggcgggagggagggcgggggggCCGGTTAGGGCggagtggggggggtgggggggggacgaGCCGAGGAGTAATGGAGAGGCTGCGGGCTGGGTTAAATGGGAACGAGTGGGTGGGTTGGAGCTACGTGTTCTACCCTGTGACTCCAGGCACGTCTGGCCGCTGCCGGGGAGGGAAGGAGCGACCTGCCCGCCCTCCCCCGGCTTCATCACATGAGTCTCACGTGTTGGACGACGCTCCCGCGGCCGCGAGGGAGCCCCCGCCTCCACCCCCGGCCCCCAGGTGTCTGCGGCTGCCTTTCCCCGAAGAGGGGGTGGCAGCGCAGCCCGGGTCCTGCCCAGCCGGGTTGGGGGGGGCGAAAGCTGGAAGGGgccggggaggtggggggaggttgGTAACGTGGGCGAACCTGCCCCAGGGAAATGAAGTAAGTTCCCGTCTCCTGGGAGGGAACGGGGGAGGACGGACCCGCCCGCGTCTGACTCAAGCCGGGAGAGGAATATCCCCTCGCTAGCTCCAGCCcaaccctcttcctcctccccccgcGCGGCCCGCTCGGAGGAACCGGCGCGCAGCGCAGGGAGtcgcccgcccccccgcccccccgccccccgccttccCCAGAGGCTGGGGTTTCTTTCTGTGCCggcttccctgcccccacccctcggCCCCGCGTCCAGGAATCGCCCGCCGTGGGGAGGGGCCGAGGGGCGGGGCGGATGTCACCCCATGGGAAGCGGGCTGGCAGCCAAGCGCAGGGGCAGCCGAGGCCGCCGCCGAGCACGCTGTGCGCACCTGACCCGCGAGGCTGTGCGCCGCGGGCCCCTGGCTCCCTCGGAGCTGCGTTCCCGGGCACAGCCTGCACGCCGGCGAGCACCCACTTGCGCACCCCCAGGGTGCCCCAGtgcaccccccccccgcccggcACTTGGGCTAGTCCAGCACAGAAAGATACCGGGCGCGGTGCCCTgcgtcccctccctcctctgcccccaccgTCCTCTGCAGGACGCATCCCCTCGGGCCGCAACGTTACACAACCGCAGCGACCGCGCCTGCCCTGCAGCAGCGCGGGGTGTGACACTTCACGTGGCCGGGGCTCGGGCCGCAGCGGTCCCGACTgccagcccctctgccctggCCGGGAGGGGGGTCGAGGCCCCCGGGCTGCGGTGTGCCCGCCAGGGTCGGCCATCTCCCTCCTGCCGGGGACTTCGGGGGCGCTGTGTGCGGTCTGCGCtcggaggaggagggaagagagagactaGGGCAAACTGCCCATCACAGTGACATCTTAGCGTTCATTCATTGGACACATATAGTTGAGCCCCCTACCCTGTGCCAGGCGTTGTGCCCGTTGCTAAACTGTGGGCGAATCGAACACGGATTCTGCCCTTGAACTCACAGGAACGTCTGAGAAGAGGTTCCGCTGGGCAGTGAGGGGAAGGCAGCCCTGGGAAAATTATATCGGTGCCACCGACggacagaggggggaaaaaaaagaaaagataggcagtgtgtgtgtttttgtttttatttaaaaaattttttttttaaatttaatacgaACACAGATGcctgggcagaggaggagaggggagaagttAACCCATTGCCCGGAGCCTGGGGCAGAAAGGCCGCCTCCACGCGGCCCCAGATCTCCGCAATCTCACTTGGGCCGCCGGaggccctcccacctccacctcccccgGAAAAGTCCGGCCTCTGTGACCTTCTGACTCTGCCTGGAGCAGGGAAAACAGCTGAAACCCTAAGCCCGCGGTGTGAGCAGCGCTGATGCAGTCGGAGGAGGGAGCCAGTGGAAATTCATGACTAAAATAAGGCCTGGCTGGGGATTTCACTGACCTCTGTGCTGCCCTGCCCTGCAAGATCGGGGAGTTGAGAGATGACTGTAAGCCTTTCCCACCCCGCCTCGGGTCAGTCACCCCGCTGCGCAGTGACCTGGCTGTGGGAAGGATTGAAAAACACGGTGTTAACGCCGCGCGCGCGGGTGAAGATTAGCCTCGGCTGCAGTTTGGGGACTGGGGTGGAGTCAGTCTTAATTGGCAGTGTCCTTGACACCCTAGAGAACTGGGATTCACACTTCGACCAAACTGGGAGTGGATTTCCTTCAGGTCGTTTTGGAGAGCTCCTACTTCCTGTTTATGTTTCACAAGCGTCAAGCTCATTAGCAAGTGTGAGAAGTGCCTCCTTTTCTAACTGCTGACTGGCCTGACCTCACTTGTCGGTtcagcatccctccctcctggaATGTACTTTTACGGGCTTCTGTTATCAACCATCTCTCCGGAGGAGCAGCGCTGATGCAGTCGGAGGAGGGAGCCAGTGGAAATTCATGACTAAAATAAGGCCTGGCTGGGGATTTCACTGACCTCTGTGCTGCCCTGCCCTGCAAGATCGGGGAGTTGAGAGATGACTGTAAGCCTTTCCCACCCCGCCTCGGGTCAGTCACCCCGCTGCGCAGTGACCTGGCTGTGGGAAGGATTGAAAAACACGGTGTTAACGCCGCGCGCGCGGGTGAAGATTAGCCTCGGCTGCAGTTTGGGGACTGGGGTGGAGTCAGTCTTAATTGGCAGTGTCCTTGACACCCTAGAGAACTGGGATTCACACTTCGACCAAACTGGGAGTGGATTTCCTTCAGGTCGTTTTGGAGAGCTCCTACTTCCTGTTTATGTTTCACAAGCGTCAAGCTCATTAGCAAGTGTGAGAAGTGCCTCCTTTTCTAACTGCTGACTGGCCTGACCTCACTTGTCGGTtcagcatccctccctcctggaATGTACTTTTACG is a window of Physeter macrocephalus isolate SW-GA chromosome 18, ASM283717v5, whole genome shotgun sequence DNA encoding:
- the BHLHE40 gene encoding class E basic helix-loop-helix protein 40, producing the protein MERIPSAQPPPACLPKAPGLEPGDLPGMDFAHMYQVYKSRRGIKRSEDSKETYKLPHRLIEKKRRDRINECIAQLKDLLPEHLKLTTLGHLEKAVVLELTLKHVKALTNLIDQQQQKIIALQSGLQAGDLSGRNVEAGQEMFCSGFQTCAREVLQYLAKHENTRDLKSSQLVTHLHRVVSELLQGGAARKPSDPAAKAMDFKEKPSSLAKGSEGPGKNCVPVIQRTFAHSSGEQSGSDTDTDSGYGGESEKTELRVEQPYFKSDRGRRFTVGERIGAIKQESEEPPMKKSRMQLSDDEGHFTSSDLISSPFLGPHPHQPPFCLPFYLIPPSATAYLPMLEKCWYPTSVPVLYPGLNASAAALTSFMNPDKISAPFLMPQRLPSPLPAHPAIDSSALLQALKQIPPLNLETKD